GTTGTCCTCCTTGATATTTGTTGCCGCCCTCGGATTCGAGCGCGGTGGTTCTTGATTTCCACAGTAGACACGAATCAATTTTCTTGCAGATATCGTGCAAGAAAATTCCACGCTTTGTAGTCATCTCAACCAGTTCGTTATCACGAATAAATACCTTTGAACAGGTGCTATAGGTGTTACGTAACAATTAGGCTACAAATTGTTACGTAACCCAAAAAGAGCCGCCAACATACCCTTCGCGGGCACATTGGCGGCTCTTAAAACCTTAGGAGATTAGGCCTTTAGTTTTCTTTTTCATTGGGACGCACGACCACCATTGGGCAAGGTGCAGACTGCAACAGCGCACGGGAAGTAGAGCCCAACAGCATGCCGCGGAAACCGCCACGGCCGTGGGAGCCAACCACCAGTAGCTGGGCGTTGTGTGCACAGTCCTCGAGGGCGCGTACTGGGCGATCGCGAGTGATCACCATTTCGACCTCTACGTCTGGGAAACGCTCCAGCAATGGCTGCAGGCGATCCTTGAGCAGGGTGGTTTGCTCCTTCTCGATGATCTCCCACTCCTGTTGTGCAGCCGCCAGACCAGCCAAGGAAGCCTGGACCTGCATATCCATCCACGTATGGATAGCAACCAGCTTTGCACCGCGTGCTTGTGCTTCTTCGAAGGCGAACTCGGTTGCGCGCTGGGACACGTCGGAGCCGTCGACACCGACGACCACTGGGCCGTACTTATTGGTTTCGGTGACGTGGTTGTCGTTTCGCACGACTACCACTGGGCAGTCGGCGTGGCTGACCACTGCCGCAGAAACGGAGCCCATAACCATACCGGAGAGGCCGCCTAGGCCACGGGAGCCCATGACGATCATGGTGACGTCGCTCGACATGTCGAGAAGCATGTCGATAGGGCTGCCCTCGGCGATGACGTATCCGATCTTGATGTCTGGGGCGACCTCATGGGCAACTACGCGGGCCGCCTCGATCACGTCCATTGTCTCGGACTGGAGCTCGTCGAAAAGCTCCTGTGGTGGCACCATACCCTCAGCGTAGAGGAACTGTGGCATGGTGTAGCTTGCGGCGAGGCGAAGCGGAACGCCACGCTTGTTGGCTGTATTTGCTGCCCAGCGAACGGCGTTCTGAGAGGCCTCGGAACCATCGACAGCAACGACAACGATGTTTTCGGCAGTCATTGTAAAGCCTTTCTATCAAGCACAAGGCGGAATTTCCACGCTTGAGGTAGCGGGTACTCACAGAATCCTCACTGTGGCACCAAACACTTCTATGATAGCGCGCAAGACCAGCACACACTACTGGTTACAACCAGTTCAGGGGTGGGATGCGGGAAAAATCACATGTTATTGCTGCAGCGTAGCCGCAGGAGCGTTAGAGGGGTACATGAAGGTGTAGAGGAACTGAAGGACACGAGCAATGACCTCGCCAATGCCGTGGCTAAAGAAGTCCATGAGGGGGTTCACGATAGCATCAATATTCATGACAGATAGGGTAGTACAGATTCCCCGCGGGCACGCACCGCTTCGCATAAAAGATGGACTCAACCCCACCCGCGTGCGCGTTCCCGAGCAACGCGATGGCGTCTCCGCCTACGACTTCGTCTGGGAGCTCATTGCCTCGCAACGCCACCGGCACCCCGAGGACACCCCCGATGCTCTCGTGCACCGTTTTGAAGCCGACCAGGTCATCATCGGACCGCGGTTTCGTATCGCCAGCCCCACTTCCGTACTCCACGCCAACGACGACGTCTGGTTTTATCGCATTCCTGCCCCCGAACCGACGATCCCCTACAGCTGCACGGTGGTTTACGAAGACGACACCATCCTCGTCGCCGACAAACCCCCCTTCCTTGCGACGATGCCCCGCGGCAAACACATCACCAACTCCGCCACGGTTCAACTACGCCGCAGCACGGGTATCGATGAGCTCAGTCCCGCACACCGCCTCGATCGCCTCACCAGCGGCCTACTGCTGTTCACAAAGCACAAACGCGTACGTGGCGCCTACCAAACACTTTTCAGCGAACGAAACGTCCGCAAAACCTACGTCGCCACCGCCGAATATAACCCAGTCATAACGCCTGGTACCGTATGGCGCTCACACATGACCAAAACCGCCGGTGAAATCCAGGGCCACATTATCGACGCACCCCCCAACGCCGAAACCCTCGTCGCCGCCATCGAGCGTATCGACGCCCCCACGCAACAACGCCTCCACTCCCTCCATGGAACCGACGTAGACCTTGCCCGCTACACCCTCAAACCTCATACCGGAAAGACCCATCAACTCCGCCTCCATATGCTTGCAGCTGGCGTCCCCATCCTTGGCGACACCATCTACCCCACAATCCTCGCAGAAGATGCTGAAGACTATTCCCGACCCATGCACCTGACGAGTACTGAGCTTGAGTTCACGGATCCTCTCACCAACCGCCACTGTTTGTTCACTGGTGCAGTGATCCGATAACAGGGGCTGGTTGGTGGTGTGTTTGGAACCTCCACCACGAATCCGTGATCACGAAAACCCCACCACCACCCCACCCACACCCCAGCCCCGAGCATGGGTTTACGTAGTCTCGAATACGAGAACACGAAAAAAACCAACCCACCCCCCTTACTGCGGGCAAAAAAAAAAGGGGGGGGCGCACCCCACACACCCCACACACAAACACACCACCCGCACACCGCACACCCCCACACGTGTGGGTGCACAAAAAAATGGTGTAGCAAGCAAAACACACTGCTTCTCTTGCTACACCATCAACTATCATTTTTTAAGTTTTAGGTTGGCGGCGACCTACTCTCCCACACCCTCCCAGGTGCAGTACCATCAGCGCAATCGGGCTTAGCTTCCGGGTTCGGAAGGGACCGGGCGTACCCCCCCCCGACACAATAACCACCAACACACACAACCAACCACCCACACGAAGAAGGCGTGTCATGCCAGACACTGCACAGCAGACGCGAGAAACACTTCTACACCTTCACTATCACCCAACAGGTGACACGCTCAATAATGCTATATTTTTTTTGCTCGTTACACACAATGTTATTACTCGGTCATATTAGTACCAGTCACCTTAACGCATTACTACGCTTCCAGATCTGGCCTATCAACCCCCTAGTCTAGAGGGAACCTCAAAAGAAACCTCATCTCAAAACAGGCTTCCCGCTTAGATGCTTTCAGCGGTTATCCCTCCCGTACGTAGCCAACCAGCCCTGCCACTGGCGTGACAACTGGCACACTAGAGGTACGTCCGTCCCGGTCATCTCGTACTAGGGACAGCCTTCTTCAAGTTTCAACGCGCGCGGCGGATAGAGACCGAACTGTCTCACGACGTTCTAAACCCAGCTCGCGTGCCGCTTTAATGGGCGAACAGCCCAACCCTTGGGACCTACTCCAGCCCCAGGATGCGACGAGCCGACATCGAGGTGCCAAACCATCCCGTCGATATGGACTCTTGGGGAAGATCAGCCTGTTATCCCCGGGGTACCTTTTATCCGTTGAGCGACACCACTTCCACAAGTAGGTGCCGGATCACTAGTCCCGACTTTCGTCCCTGCTCGACCTGCCAGTCTCACAGTCAAGCTCCCTTGTGCACTTACACTCACCACCTGATTGCCAACCAGGCTGAGGGAACCTTTGGGCGCCTCCGTTACACTTTAGGAGGCAACCGCCCCAGTTAAACTACCCACCAGGCACTGTCCCCAACCCAGATCATAGCCAAGGTTAAGGTATCCAATCCGATCAGAGTGGTATTTCAACTTTCGACTCCACAACCACTAGCGTGACCACTTCACAGTCTCCCACCTATCCTACACAAACCGAACCAAACACCAATACCAAGCTATAGTGAAGCCCCGGGGTCTTTTCGTCCTGCCGCGCGTAACGAGCATCTTTACTCGTACTGCAATTTCACCAGCCTGTGGTTGAGACAGCAGGGAAGTCGTTACGCCATTCGTGCAGGTCGGAACTTACCCGACAAGGAATTTCGCTACCTTAGGATGGTTATAGTTACCACCGCCGTTTACTGGGGCTTAAATTCTCCGCTTCGAACCACAAAAAAGTCCTAACATATTATCTTAACCTTCCAGCACCGGGCAGGCGTCAGTCCGTATACATCAACTTCCACGTTTTCGCACGGACCTGTGTTTTTAATAAACAGTCGCTTCCCTCTATTCTCTGCGACCACCACCAGCTCAACCACGTCGGTCACCAGCAATGGTATCCCCTTCTCCCGAAGTTACGGGGGCAATTTGCCGAGTTCCTTAACCACAGTTCACCCGATCGCCTTAGTATTCTCTACCTGACCACCTGTGTCGGTTATGGGTACAGCCATATATGCACTCGCTAGAGGCTTTTCTCGACAGTACAGGATCACCAACATCAACCAAACGGTCTACGCATCACGCCTCACCCACAATGCGACACGGATTTACCTATGCCACAGCCACACGCTTACACCACAATCCACTAAGTGGCTCAGCTACCTCACTGCGTCACCCCATCACTTGGCTACTACCAACGAAGATCCCACGCACATCACCACCAACCACACAAAAGCATGACCAGAAGATCAGCGGATGGTTAGTACCATTGATTCACCACTGGGCGCACATACACGGGTACCAGAATATCAACTGGTTATCCATCGACTACGCCTGTCGGCCTCGCCGCCTTATCCGACTCACCCTGGGAAGATTAGCTTAACCCAGGAACCCTTAGTCATCCGGCGGAAAAGTTTTCCACTTTTCATTCGTTACTCATGCCTGCATTCTCACTCGCACACACTCCACACCATCAAGTCACCCAGGTGCTTCACAGCAGTGCACGACGCTCCCCTACCCAACCAACAAAAAAAAATGCTGACTGCCGCGGCTTCGGCGGTGTACTTGAGCCCCACTACATTGTCGGCGCAGAACCACTCGACCAGTGAGCTATTACGCACTCTTTCAAGGATGGCTGCTTCTAAGCCAACCTCCTGGCTGTCTTCGCGATCCCACATCCTTTTCCACTTAGTACACCCTTTAGCCTTAACCGGCGATCTGGGCTGTTTCCCTCTCGACCAACGGAGCTTATCCCCGCAGTCTCACTGCCATGCTTAACATTACCGGCATTCGGAGTTTGGCTGACATTGCTAAGATTGTAGTCCCGCTCAACCAACCAGTAGCTCTACCTCCAGCAAGAAACACACAACGCTGCACCTAAATGCATTTCGGGGAGAACCAGCTATCACGGAGTTTGATTGGCCTTTCACCCCTACCCACAGCTCATCCCCTCAGTTTTCAACCTAAGTGGGTTCGCGCCTCCACAACCTCTTACAGCTGCTTCACACTGGCCATGGGTAGATCACCCCGCTTCGGGTCCAGGACATGCCACTAACAACACCCTCATTAGGATTCGCTTTCGCTACGACTACCCCACACGGGTTAACCTCGCGACATGCCGCTGACTCGCAGGCTCATTCTTCAAAAGGCACGCCATCACCCCACAAAAGGCTCTGACGGATTGTAAGCACACGGTTTCAGGTACTATTTCACTCCCCTCCCGGGGTACTTTTCACCATTCCCTCACGGTACTAATCCGCTATCGGTCATCACAAGTATTTAGGCTTACCGGGTATCCCGGCAGATTCACAGCAGAT
The sequence above is drawn from the Corynebacterium rouxii genome and encodes:
- a CDS encoding universal stress protein, whose translation is MTAENIVVVAVDGSEASQNAVRWAANTANKRGVPLRLAASYTMPQFLYAEGMVPPQELFDELQSETMDVIEAARVVAHEVAPDIKIGYVIAEGSPIDMLLDMSSDVTMIVMGSRGLGGLSGMVMGSVSAAVVSHADCPVVVVRNDNHVTETNKYGPVVVGVDGSDVSQRATEFAFEEAQARGAKLVAIHTWMDMQVQASLAGLAAAQQEWEIIEKEQTTLLKDRLQPLLERFPDVEVEMVITRDRPVRALEDCAHNAQLLVVGSHGRGGFRGMLLGSTSRALLQSAPCPMVVVRPNEKEN
- a CDS encoding pseudouridine synthase, coding for MTSPMPWLKKSMRGFTIASIFMTDRVVQIPRGHAPLRIKDGLNPTRVRVPEQRDGVSAYDFVWELIASQRHRHPEDTPDALVHRFEADQVIIGPRFRIASPTSVLHANDDVWFYRIPAPEPTIPYSCTVVYEDDTILVADKPPFLATMPRGKHITNSATVQLRRSTGIDELSPAHRLDRLTSGLLLFTKHKRVRGAYQTLFSERNVRKTYVATAEYNPVITPGTVWRSHMTKTAGEIQGHIIDAPPNAETLVAAIERIDAPTQQRLHSLHGTDVDLARYTLKPHTGKTHQLRLHMLAAGVPILGDTIYPTILAEDAEDYSRPMHLTSTELEFTDPLTNRHCLFTGAVIR